A genomic stretch from Salarias fasciatus chromosome 10, fSalaFa1.1, whole genome shotgun sequence includes:
- the LOC115395671 gene encoding transmembrane protease serine 2-like: MQSKQGDIPFYDDRAFRQEESGPPSTVPQQGLQPVDPNQTQRSTPAAAHPPVKKNCCISDECVILLLFAAIIAILTAPVVIQFDMFGAVGAVGAVCAVCAKGPSCIKPSQWCDGIRDCYDGEDESNCFRLHGTKSVLEGFSSAKQKWMPVCAQAWNDSYGQAVCEQIGFRSQDYVSSSQTNAGRLASGGYLKLKPGSNPHSDLRSQLVHSLACSEKAVTVQCVECGRPAVDPGARVVGGTEAANGVWPWQVSLQINNQHLCGGSIISPIWILTAAHCFQDYNDLSRWRVYSGDVSLSVMDRGRTILKIISHEDYNPQTNDNDIALLRLSRPLVFGSTVMAVCLPNVGQVLGPRSEAWITGWGRLSQFGSDLLNQARVSIFSRDTCNLPHVLGGLVTKTMLCAGRLQGGVDTCQGDSGGPLVVRQDDVWWLAGDTSFGFGCALRNKPGVYANVTYFTDWIHKTMKGDIPFYDDRAFRQEESGRPSNVPQQGLQPVDPNQTQRSTPAAAHPPAKKNCSISDDSTSQRPGELMEVKDQQW, encoded by the exons ATGCAAAGCAAGCAG GGAGACATTCCTTTCTATGACGACAGGGCGTTTCGTCAGGAGGAGTCAGGACCGCCGTCCACTGTCCCCCAGCAGGGTCTGCAGCCCGTGGACCCAAATCAGACCCAGCGCAGCACCCCAGCGGCAGCTCATCCTCCAGTGAAGAAGAATTGCTGCATCAGCGATG AATGCGTGATCCTGCTCTTATTTGCGGCTATAATCGCCATTTTGACAGCGCCTGTCGTAATCCAGTTCGACATGT TTGGTGCAGTTGGTGCAGTTGGTGCAGTTTGTGCGGTTTGTGCGAAGGGACCGAGCTGCATCAAACCTTCCCAGTGGTGTGACGGGATCAGGGACTGTTACGACGGGGAGGATGAATCCAACTGCT TCCGTCTTCATGGGACCAAGTCTGTGCTGGAGGGTTTCTCCTCAGCGAAGCAGAAGTGGATGCCTGTGTGTGCTCAGGCCTGGAACGACTCCTACGGGCAGGCCGTGTGTGAGCAGATCGGCTTCCGCAG TCAGGACTATGTGAGCTCCAGCCAGACCAACGCCGGCCGGCTGGCCTCTGGCGGATACCTGAAGCTGAAGCCTGGAAGTAATCCTCACTCGGACCTGAGGTCCCAGCTCGTTCACAG CCTTGCTTGCTCGGAGAAGGCTGTCACGGTTCAGTGTGTTG AATGTGGCCGGCCTGCGGTGGATCCCGGGGCTCGTGTCGTGGGCGGCACCGAGGCGGCGAATGGGGTCTGGCCCTGGCAGGTCAGCCTGCAGATTAACAACCAGCACCTCTGTGGAGGCTCCATCATCAGCCCCATCTGGATCCTGACGGCGGCGCACTGCTTCCAAGA CTACAATGACCTGAGCCGCTGGAGAGTGTATTCCGGAGACGTGAGCCTGTCTGTGATGGACCGTGGCAGGACGATCCTCAAGATCATAAGTCATGAAGACTACAACCCGCAGACCAACGACAACGACATCGCTCTCCTGAGGCTCAGCAGGCCCTTGGTGTTCGGAA GTACCGTGATGGCGGTGTGTCTTCCAAATGTTGGCCAAGTGCTTGGACCTCGGAGTGAAGCCTGGATCACAGGATGGGGACGCCTGAGCCAGTTCG GATCGGATTTACTGAATCAAGCCCGGGTGAGCATTTTCAGCAGAGACACCTGCAACCTCCCTCACGTCCTGGGCGGCCTGGTGACCAAGACCATGTTGTGTGCAGGCAGGCTGCAGGGAGGCGTGGACACCTGCCAG GGCGACAGCGGAGGACCTCTGGTGGTCAGACAGGACGACGTCTGGTGGCTGGCAGGGGACACCAGCTTTGGGTTCGGATGTGCTCTGAGGAACAAGCCAGGGGTCTACGCCAACGTGACCTACTTCACCGACTGGATCCACAAGACAATGAAG GGAGACATTCCTTTCTATGACGACAGGGCGTTTCGTCAGGAGGAGTCCGGACGCCCGTCCAATGTCCCCCAGCAGGGTCTGCAGCCCGTGGACCCAAATCAGACCCAGCGCAGCACCCCAGCGGCAGCTCATCCTCCAGCGAAGAAGAATTGCAGCATCAGCGATG ATTCCACATCGCAGCGCCCcggggagctgatggaggtcaaGGACCAACAGTGGTGA
- the acat1 gene encoding acetyl-CoA acetyltransferase, mitochondrial, which translates to MSTGGLLTLQTGVCRRLAHKYISRTYTSRPSLNEVVIVSAVRTPMGSFKGSLATVPATKLGSIAIKGAVDKAGIAPEEVKEVYMGNVLQAGEGQAPTRQALLGAGLTLGTPATTINKVCASGMKSIMMAAQSLMCGHQDVMVAGGMESMSNVPYVMARETPTYGGVRMEDLIVKDGLTDVYNKFHMGNCAENTAKTSSITREEQDAYAIGSYSRSKAAFESGVLAREIVPVSIPQRGKPDLVVSEDEEWRRVDFSKVPKLRAVFQKENGTVTAANASTLNDGAAALVLMTADAAKRLNVTPLARVVSFADAAVAPIDFPIAPAFAVPKVLDAAGLKKEDISMWEINEAFSVVVLANIKMLDIDPSKVNVNGGAVSLGHPIGMSGARIVGHMVHNLQPGQYGLAGICNGGGGASSIVLQKL; encoded by the exons ATGTCAACCGGTGGACTTCTCACCCTTCAGACCGGGGTCTGCAGACGCCTG gctcaCAAATACATCTCAAGAACCTACACATCTCGCCCCTCCCTCAAT GAGGTCGTCATCGTCAGCGCGGTCCGCACACCGATGGGCTCCTTCAAAGGCAGCCTGGCCACGGTACCCGCCACCAAACTGGGCTCCATCGCCATCAAAGGGGCCGTAGACAAAGCAG GAATCGCCCctgaggaggtgaaggaggtctACATGGGCAACGTGCTGCAGGCCGGAGAGGGACAAGCCCCCACGAGACAGGCTCTGCTGGGAGCCG GTCTGACTCTCGGCACTCCAGCAACGACCATCAACAAAGTGTGTGCGTCTGGGATGAAGTCCATCATGATGGCGGCTCAGAGTCTCATGTGTGGACACCAG gatgtGATGGTGGCAGGAGGCATGGAGAGCATGTCCAATGTCCCGTACGTCATGGCCAGAGAGACCCCGACCTACGGAGGAGTGAGGATGGAGGACCTCATCGTGAAGGACGGACTCACGGACGTCTACAACAAGTTCCACATG ggaaactGTGCGGAGAACACGGCAAAGACCAGCAGCATCACCCGGGAGGAGCAGGACGCCTACGCCATCGGCTCCTACAGCCGCAGCAAGGCGGCGTTCGAGTCCGGCGTGCTGGCCAGGGAGATCGTCCCCGTCAGCATCCCGCAGAGAG GGAAACCGGACCTGGTGGTGTCCGAGgacgaggagtggaggagggtcGACTTCAGCAAGGTTCCCAAACTGAGGGCCGTGTTCCAGAAGGAGAACG GAACGGTGACGGCAGCTAACGCCAGCACGCTGAACGACGGCGCCGCTGCTCTGGTTTTGATGACCGCCGACGCCGCAAAGAGACTCAACGTCACTCCGCTGGCCAGAGTCGTCT cttttgcTGATGCTGCAGTCGCACCCATTGATTTCCCCATCGCTCCTGCTTTCGCTGTACCAAAG gttctGGACGCAGCGGGACTGAAAAAGGAGGACATCTCCATGTGGGAGATCAACGAAGCCTTCAGCGTGGTCGTGCTGGCGAACATCAAGATGCTGGACATCGACCCCAGCAAAGTGAACGTGAACGGCGGGGCGGTGTCGCTGGGACACCCCATCGG GATGTCTGGGGCCAGAATCGTGGGTCACATGGTTCACAACCTGCAGCCGGGTCAGTACGGCCTGGCGGGCATCTGCAACGGCGGCGGAGGAGCTTCGTCTATCGTCCTCCAGAAACTGTAG
- the LOC115395736 gene encoding macrophage metalloelastase-like, whose product MEAALTLKAVMIVMVVAHGGAVPITAPRSEAEVSKAQDYLSRFFSDVGVSAPKTVWRSSLDSYEDTLKKMQEFFGLEATGQLDSNSLEVMNRPRCGFTDVLRYSHFAGGPKWDKTVITYRVTEYTPDLTQREVDATLAKALKLYSDVTPLDFKQIDSGTADIMIKFSSRDHGDFSPFDGPQGVLAHAFSPGQGLGGDTHFDEDEVWTLSAQGSNLFLVAAHEFGHAMGLSHSKLQTALMFPTYQYVNTDGYTLPEDDVQGVQALYGVRSTTDQVTAEPKPDPLPPLRPVPKPHDEPEPTSAPVPDRCDAGLTFDAVTTIQGNLYFFKDGYCWRKTSSWDGISMKPIQSVWAGISKVDAAYEYKRDNTVFFFKGDQYWGFTGNTALPGYPKHIRDLGFPSTIDGVDAAVHVSFISRTFFFAGNRFWSYNERRGKMDRGYPKFIHRDLPGIGFRVDAAFENRGYLYFSFGPSQTEYHYVRRRDIRSFLNNEWMDC is encoded by the exons atGGAAGCTGCGCTGACTCTGAAGGCTGTGATGATTGTGATGGTTGTGGCCCACGGCGGAGCGGTGCCCATCACAGCTCCACGCAGTGAGGCGGAGGTCTCCAAAGCCCAG GACTACCTGTCCAGGTTTTTCTCTGATGTGGGGGTCAGTGCCCCCAAAACTGTCTGGCGAAGCTCCCTGGACTCTTATGAGGACACTCTCAAAAAAATGCAGGAGTTCTTTGGGCTGGAGGCGACGGGGCAGTTGGACTCCAACTCGCTGGAGGTGATGAATCGGCCACGCTGCGGCTTCACAGATGTGCTCAGATACAGTCACTTTGCAGGAGGGCCGAAGTGGGACAAGACAGTGATCACATACAG GGTGACAGAGTACACTCCAGACTTGACTCAACGTGAAGTGGACGCCACTTTAGCCAAGGCTCTTAAACTGTACAGTGACGTTACTCCTCTGGATTTCAAGCAGATTGACAGCGGCACCGCCGACATTATGATCAAGTTCAGCAGTCGAG ACCATGGAGATTTTTCGCCATTTGATGGACCGCAAGGCGTCTTGGCGCATGCATTCTCACCTGGACAAGGCCTCGGCGGCGACACGCACTTTGATGAAGATGAGGTTTGGACGCTGTCGGCACAAG gaTCCAACCTGTTCCTGGTGGCAGCCCATGAGTTCGGCCATGCTATGGGACTTTCCCACTCCAAGCTCCAGACAGCCCTGATGTTTCCCACCTACCAGTACGTGAACACAGACGGATACACGCTGCCAGAAGATGACGTGCAGGGCGTGCAAGCTCTCTATG GAGTCAGATCCACGACAGATCAGGTAACGGCTGAGCCCAAACCAGACCCACTACCCCCCTTGAGACCTGTGCCAAAGCCCCACGATGAACCTGAACCCACATCGGCTCCTGTCCCAGACCGCTGTGACGCAGGTCTCACTTTTGACGCCGTGACCACGATTCAAggaaatctgtacttctttaaAGATGG ATATTGCTGGAGGAAGACCAGCTCCTGGGATGGAATCAGCATGAAGCCGATTCAGTCCGTCTGGGCTGGAATCAGCAAAGTGGATGCTGCTTATGAGTACAAGAGAGACAatactgtgtttttctttaaag GGGATCAGTATTGGGGGTTCACAGGAAACACTGCGCTGCCTGGTTATCCCAAACACATCCGTGACCTCGGCTTCCCTTCAACCATCGACGGGGTGGACGCCGCCGTTCACGTGTCATTCATAAGTCGGACATTCTTCTTTGCGGGCAACAGATTCTGGAG CTACAATGAAAGACGAGGCAAAATGGATCGTGGGTACCCAAAATTCATCCACAGAGACCTCCCTGGCATTGGGTTCAGAGTGGACGCTGCGTTTGAAAACAGAG GATACCTGTACTTCTCATTTGGACCCAGTCAGACTGAGTACCATTATGTACGCAGGAGAGACATTCGGAGCTTCTTGAAcaatgaatggatggactgttaa
- the LOC115395737 gene encoding LOW QUALITY PROTEIN: matrix metalloproteinase-20-like (The sequence of the model RefSeq protein was modified relative to this genomic sequence to represent the inferred CDS: inserted 2 bases in 2 codons), with protein MEVALALRTVMIVTVVALGGAVPTTPPPSEEQVSKAQDYLSRFFSDVGVSAPDSVWRSSLDTFEGTLKKXQEFFGLEATGQLDSNTLEVMNRPRCGFTDVLRYSHFEGGPKWDKTVITYRVTEYTPDLTQSEVDETLAKALKLYGDVTPLDFKQIDSGTADIMIKFTPGDHGDFAPFDGPQGVLAHAFSPGEGHGGDTHFDEDESWTLTAEGSNLFLVAAHEFGHALGLAHSQVQTALMFPTYQYVNTDGYTLPEDDVQGVQALYGVRPSSDQPTAEPKPNPKPPRKPMVKPPRAPDPTSEPVPDRCDPQLTFDAVTKIXRDLYFFKDGYCWKRSSSWDGIRMKKIQSVWAGITKVDAAYEYKRDNTVFFFKLKLCTTGGRYWGFRGNAALPGYPKRLSDLGFPSSVTGVDAAVHVSSASRTLFFVGYRFWSFNERRGKMDRGYPKLIHRELRGIGYKVDAAFENRGFLYFSYGSSQTEYHYTRRRASRKLFNYRWMDC; from the exons ATGGAAGTTGCACTGGCTCTAAGAACTGTGATGATTGTGACGGTCGTGGCTCTCGGCGGAGCGGTGCCCACCACACCTCCCCCCAGCGAAGAACAGGTCTCCAAAGCCCAG gactatCTGTCCAGGTTTTTCTCTGATGTGGGGGTCAGTGCCCCCGACTCGGTCTGGCGAAGCTCCCTGGACACCTTTGAAGGAACTCTCAAAA AGCAGGAGTTCTTTGGGCTGGAGGCGACGGGGCAGTTGGACTCCAACACGCTGGAGGTGATGAATCGGCCGCGCTGCGGCTTCACAGATGTGCTCAGATACAGTCACTTTGAGGGAGGGCCGAAGTGGGACAAGACAGTGATCACGTACAG GGTGACAGAGTACACTCCAGACTTGACTCAAAGCGAAGTGGATGAAACTTTAGCCAAGGCTCTTAAACTGTACGGTGACGTTACTCCTCTGGATTTCAAGCAGATTGACAGCGGCACCGCCGACATTATGATCAAGTTCACTCCTGGAG ACCATGGAGATTTTGCACCATTTGATGGACCGCAGGGCGTCTTGGCACATGCATTCTCACCTGGAGAAGGTCACGGAGGGGACACGCACTTTGACGAAGATGAAAGTTGGACGCTAACAGCAGAAG GATCCAACCTGTTCCTGGTGGCAGCCCATGAGTTCGGCCACGCTCTGGGACTTGCCCACTCTCAGGTCCAGACAGCCCTGATGTTTCCCACCTACCAGTACGTGAACACAGACGGATACACGCTGCCAGAAGATGACGTGCAGGGCGTGCAAGCTCTCTATG GAGTCAGACCTTCTTCAGATCAGCCCACCGCTGAGCCCAAACCAAACCCGAAGCCTCCTAGAAAACCTATGGTGAAACCACCGCGTGCACCTGACCCTACATCAGAACCTGTTCCAGACCGGTGTGACCCTCAGCTCACTTTTGATGCTGTGACCAAGA CAAGGGATCTGTACTTCTTTAAAGATGG CTATtgctggaagaggagcagctcctgGGACGGAATCAGGATGAAGAAAATCCAGTCCGTCTGGGCTGGAATCACCAAAGTCGACGCTGCTTATGAGTACAAGAGAGACaacactgtcttttttttcaag CTGAAACTCTGCACCACAGGAGGCCGCTACTGGGGCTTCAGAGGAAACGCCGCACTGCCAGGTTACCCCAAACGTCTCAGCGACCTCGGCTTCCCTTCATCTGTCACCGGCGTGGATGCGGCTGTTCACGTGTCCTCTGCCAGCCGGACGCTCTTCTTTGTGGGATACAGATTCTGGAG CTTCAATGAAAGACGAGGCAAAATGGATCGTGGATACCCAAAGCTCATCCACAGAGAGCTCCGCGGGATCGGTTACAAGGTGGACGCTGCTTTTGAGAACAGAG GGTTCCTGTACTTCTCATATGGATCCAGCCAGACTGAGTACCACTACACACGAAGACGAGCCAGTCGCAAGCTCTTCAACTATAGATGGATGgactgctga